CGGTAAAAACCAGTTTGCCTGCAATATGCTCAAAAGCCAGTTTGCCGCCAAAATCGAAGTGGTGCGTGCGGAATTGGCTCCGCAACAGGCAGCGTTTGCGTTTAAGACGGGCGCGGGGCAGCATTATGAAATGTCGGAAAATGCGGGGGTAGTTGCGCCTGAACAAGCCGCGTTGACGGAAGAAATGCCGAAAGCGGACGCGCAAGAATCTTTTTCGGACGGGACGTCGTCTGAAAACTCAGACAAGCCCTCCGTTGCGAAAACAGCGGCGGATATTTTGGCGCAACGCATGAAAAACCTGCCGCACGAAAACAAGCAGCCTGCCGCCGTGCCCGCAGAATCCAAAGCCGTTGCCAAAGCCAAAACGGAAGCGCAGCGCGATGCAGAAGAAGCACGTTACGAACAGACCAATCTGTCGCGCGACTACACATTCGATACTTTGGTAGAAGGTAAGGGCAACCGCCTTGCCGCCGCCGCCGCCCAAGCCATTGCCGAGAACCCGGGGCAGGGCTACAACCCGTTTTTCCTGTACGGCAGCACGGGTTTGGGTAAAACCCACTTGGTGCAGGCCATCGGCAACGAACTGCTGAAAAACCGTCCTGACGCCAAAGTGCGCTATATGCATTCAGACGACTATATCCGCAGCTTTATGAAGGCGGTGCGCAACAATACTTATGATGTGTTCAAGCAGCAATACAAACAATACGATCTGCTGATTATCGACGACATCCAGTTCATCAAAGGCAAAGACCGTACAATGGAAGAATTCTTCTATCTGTACAACCATTTCCATAACGAGAAAAAACAGCTCATCCTCACTTGCGACGTGTTGCCTGCCAAAATCGAAGGCATGGACGACCGCCTCAAATCGCGTTTCTCATGGGGGTTGACTTTGGAACTCGAGCCGCCCGAGCTGGAAATGCGCGTGGCGATTTTGCAGAAAAAGGCAGAAGCGGCAGGCATCAGCATTGAAGACGAAGCCGCATTGTTTGTTGCCAACCTGATTCGTTCCAACGTGCGCGAACTGGAAGGCGCGTTCAACCGCGTCAGCGCCAGCAGCCGCTTTATGAACCGCCCCGTTATCGACATGGATTTGGCGCGCACGGCTTTGCAGGACATCATCGCCGAAAAACACAAAATCATTACTGCTGACACCATTATCGACGCGACTGCCAAATATTACCGTATTAAAATCAGCGATATACTCGGCAAAAAACGCACGCGTAACATTGCCCGTCCGCGTCAAGTCGCCATGAGCCTGACCAAAGAGTTGACCACCCTCAGCCTGCCGTCTATCGGCGACGCGTTCGGCGGACGCGACCACACAACCGTCATGCACGGCGTGAAAGCCGTAGCAAAACTGCGCGAAGAAGATCCTGAGTTGGCGCAAGATTACGAAAAACTCCTGATTCTGATTCAAAACTGAGCCAGAACCGGTTTTCAGACGACCCCTCTCTTAAAAGGTCGTCTGAAAACACAAATACACTTTGATTTTAACGGCGGCGAATCAACCATCTCGTCCGCCGAACCCGATTCAAAAACACCCGAAATAACCGATTCAAAAGGAATTGACCATGCTGATTTTACAAGCCGACCGCGACAGTCTGCTCAAGCCGCTGCAAGCCGTTACCGGTATCGTCGAACGCCGCCATACCCTGCCCATCCTCTCCAACGTCCTGCTCGAAAGCAAAGACGGTCAAACCAAACTCCTGGCGACCGACTTGGAAATCCAAATCAACACGGCCGGTCCGGAAAGTCAGGCAGGCGACTTCCGCATCACTACCAATGCCAAAAAATTCCAAGACATCCTGCGCGCCTTGCCCGACAGCGCCATCGTTTCGCTCGACTGGGCGGACAACCGCCTGACCCTGCGTGCAGGCAAATCACGCTTCGCCCTGCAAACCCTCCCTGCCGAAGACTTCCCGCTGATGAGCGTCGGCGAAGACATCAGCGCAGCGTTCTCCCTGTCGCAAGAAACCTTCAAAACCATGCTGTCTCAAGTCCAATACAGCATGGCAGTACAAGACATCCGCTACTACCTCAACGGCTTGCTGATGCAGGTTGAAGGCAACCAACTGCGCCTCGTCGCCACCGACGGCCACCGCCTTGCCTACGCCGCCAGCCAAATCGAAGCCGAATTGCCCAAAACCGAAGTCATCCTGCCGCGCAAAACCGTTTTGGAACTCTTCAAACTGCTGAACAATCCGTCTGAACCCATCAGCGTCGAGTTGCTCAACAACCAAGTACGCTTCCAATGCAACGGCACGACCATCGTCAGCAAAGTCATCGACGGCAAATTCCCCGACTTCAACCGCGTCATCCCGCTGGACAACGACAAAATCTTCCTCGTTTCACGCACCCAACTTTTGGGCGCGCTTGAACGTGCCGCCATCCTTGCCAACGAAAAATTCCGCGGCGCGCGCCTGTTCCTGCAACCCGGCCTCTTGAGCGTTGTGTGCAGCAACAACGAGCAGGAAGAAGCCCGCGAAGAACTCGAAATCGCCTACCAAGGCGGCGAACTCGAAGTCGGCTTCAATATCGGCTATCTGATGGACGTATTGCGCAACATCCATTCCGACGATATGCAGCTTGCCTTCGGCGATGCCAACCGCTCGACCTTGTTTACCGTACCGAACAACCCGAACTTCAAATACATCGTGATGCCGATGCGCATCTGATGCGGCGGTTGTTTTGAAATGAATAAAAAGGTCGTCTGAATAATTGGAAAGTTTAAGGTTATGAATTTTTTTAGAAAAACTATCTTTTTTCTGGTTGTCTTATCGATCTTGGCTGCCTGCGGTTCGTTCGTCTCGCAATATGTTTTAGGAATGGACCCTTGCGTTTTGTGTATTTTGCAGCGCTTGTCGGTTTTAGCGGTCGGATTGGTGGTTTTGGCGGCAGCCTTTTTCCGCCAGGCTTCTAAGATTGGCAGACTGTTCAGTGCCTTGTTGGTCAGTGTGCCGGCGGTTTATGGCGCGGGTGTTGCGGCCTATCAATTGTGGCTGCAAAGCCTGCCGCCGGGGAGTGCGCCGTCCTGCGGTGCGCCGTGGACTTTCCGTTTGAAGGATTGGCCGCTGTTTGACTGGTTTGAACCAATTGTGCGCGGCTTTGGCGATTGTGCCGTACCGGACTATCTGCTGGGTATTGCACTGCCGTATTGGAGCATCGCCTATTTTGGCTTTGTGATTGTATTGGTGTGGTTTGCCTGGTTCAAAACCAAATAGCCGCAAAGATGAAAAGGTCGTCTGAAAACCGAAAATATGGTTTTCAGACGACCTTTGTTGTATTTGGTAACTATATGTTCCCGTTGTATAATCGCGGGTTTTCAATTCAATATAGTGGATTAAATTTAAATCAGGACAAGGCGACGAAGCCGCAGACAGTACAGATAGTACGGCAAGGCGAGGCAACGCCGTACTGGTTTAAAGTTAATCCACTATAATAAACATACAGGAACCGCCATGACAGAATCCATCACCCGCGACAGTATGCAATATGATGTCGTGATTGTCGGCGCAGGCCCGTCGGGTTTGTCCGCCGCCATCAAACTCAAGCAGCTTGCCGAAAAAAACGGGCGCGAAATCAGCGTTTGCGTGGTGGAGAAAGGTTCGGAGGCGGGTGCGCATTCGCTGGCGGGTGCGGTCATTGATCCGATTGCGCTGGATGAGCTGATTCCCGACTGGAAAGAAAAAGGCGCGCCGCTGACGCGCGCGGTAACTCAGGACAAAGTGTTGTTCCTGACTGAAAAAAAGGCGTTCAATCTGCCCGTTACTCCTAATTTTGACAATCATGGCAATTACATCGTCAGCTTGGGCGAAGTCGTGCGCTGGTTGGCGGAGCAGGCGGAAAATATGTGCGTGGAAATCTATCCGGGCTTTGCCGCCGCCGAAGTGCTGTATCACGAAGACGGTTCGGTCAAAGGCATTGCAACCGGCAATATGGGTATCGGCAAAGACGGCGAGCCGATCGACAGCTTCCAGCCCGGCATGGAGCTTTGGGCGCAGCAAACCCTGTTTGCCGAAGGTTGCCGCGGTTCGCTTTCCAAACAAGTCATCGAACGTTTCCAACTCGACCAAAACAGCCAGCCGCAAACTTATGGCTTGGGTATCAAAGAGATTTGGGAAGTGTCGTCTGAAAAACATCAGCCCGGCTTGGTGATACACAGCGCGGGCTGGCCGCTGGACAGCAAAACCTACGGCGGCGCGTTTGTTTACCATTTCGACGACAACAAGGTCGCCGTCGGTTTCGTGGTCGGTTTGGACTATCAAAACCCTTATCTGTCGCCGTTTGAAGAGTTCCAACGCTTCAAAACCCATCCCGAAATCCGTAAAACCTTCGAAGGCGGCCGCCGCATTGCTTACGGCGCACGTTCGCTGATTGAAGGCGGTTTGCAAAGCCTGCCGAAGCTCTCGTTCAAGGGCGGCGTTTTAATTGGCGATGCGGCGGGTTTCCTCAATATGCCGCGTATCAAAGGCATTCATACCGCCATGAAATCCGCCATGCTCGCCGCAGAAGCCGTGTTCCCCTTGTTGGAAAACCTTGAAGAAGTGGAGGGTTTCGACAGCGGCAAAGAAGCGGCGGATTATCAGCAACGTTTTGAACAAAGCTGGCTGTATCAAGAGCTTTACGCCGCGCGCAATGTCCGTCCGTCATTCAAATGGGGCGTTTACCTCGGCTCGCTTTATACCGGCATCGACCAAATGATTTTCAAAGGCAAAGCCCCGTGGACCTTGAAACATCACGGCAAAGACAACGAGCAGCTCAAAAAAGCCGCCGCGTGCAAGCCGATTGATTATCCGAAACCCGACGGCGTGTTGACCTTCGACCGCTTGAGCAGCGTCTTCCTTGCCAATCTTGCGCACGAAGAAAACCAGCCCGACCATTTGGTGCTGAAAAATCCGCAAACGATGATAGACGTGAACTACAAAGAATACGCCTCGCCCGAAACGCGTTATTGTCCGGCTGGTGTGTATGAAATCGTCGAAGAAAACGGCAGCCCGCGCCTGCAAATCAACGCCGCCAACTGCGTTCACTGCAAAACGTGCGACATCAAAGACCCGACGCAAAACATCACTTGGATTTGTCCTGAAGGTGCAAGCGGGCCGAATTACGGCGGGATGTAAGCTTTAGTTGAAGCGGGCTTGTCTAAATGGGACAAGTCTCTGTCGTATCAGATAAAAAAGGTCGTCTGAAAATCCTGATTTAAGGTTTTCAGACGACCTTTTGGGTTTTTCAGGGAATGGGTATTAACAGAATATCGTTGATTTACCTGATTACGGTACGCATTCATCCGCGCTTGAGGTTCATTTTGAATCGGCTGCACTTTTTAGCGGACGGCGTTGCCGCCGACGGCTACGGCCAAATCGTATTCGGCGGGTAAAACGCTCATGCCCGCCAGCCCTGTGCAGCCGATGACGGGCAGGCCGAGTATTTCCCCTTCCGCTTCGTCGTCGAGAAAGACGATTTCCGTCCAGCGGGCGGCGGACAGTGCGGTGGCGGCAACGACCTTGCCGTGGCCGCCCGCACCGATGATGGCGAGTTTTTTATGTGTTTTCTGCATGGGTGTTTCCAAGATTGGAGGCGGCAGGCCGTCTGAAAACGCCGTTTATTTCGAGCCGCGTATTTTCTTCGTTGCTTTCACGACGCGTTCGTAAAGGGACGGAGACAACGCATCTTGTAGATACACGCTTTTTACGCCGATTTCCTGTGCGGCCTGTTCGGCCGATATTTCGGCGTACGAACCGGCGACGGGTGTGCGTTCGCGGTCGTATTGGGTAACGGCATAGGTTTTTTCGTTGATGCGTTCGTAACGTTTCCCGCCTTCTTGGAGCTCGAAATTATCGTGGTAAACGGTGCTTTCTATGAGGATGCCGTTTTCGTATGTGAGGACTGGGCCTTGATATCCGATGTCATCGTTGCTGAAATACAGTTCTGCCCTCGGTGCGGGGAGCGCGCGGTCGAGAAAGAGATGCATGCAGAGTTGCGAACCTCTGTTTTCAACAACCGGAACTTTCATACATATGCGCGGGTTGTTGTAATTTACGGGTCTTCTGCGCCTTTCGATTTGCCGATCTATCTCGTTGAGATAGTAAAGGTTTTTCAGCGTTAGGATATTGCCGCCGTTATAGGTGCTTGTATTGTTGCCGTAATAAACAACGTTTCGGTTGTTATTGTGAATGGCGTTTAGGTTGTAGCCGTAGCTTGCTAAGGCAGGGTTGTTTTGCAATGCGCCACGGGTTACATCGTAGGCGGAGGCCGTCTGAAAGGAGCAGGCCAGTATCGTTGCGGCGAATAGTCGGAATGTTTTCATGTTTTTTCAGGTCGGATTGGGAACGAGGTCGTCTGAAAATGCGGTTTCAGCGGAGCGGAAACGGGTTTGGACGGCCGGTTTTATGCGTCGTCGTTGCCGGTGAATTTGGCGGCGGCGATGATGATGTCGAGCAGGAGTTTGACGAGGTCTGTCAGTGTCTCCATGCACAAAAGCGCATTTGTCTTAGCCGTAACGCCGTTGGAAATCGCTCATAAAGTCCGCCAATGCCTGTACGCCTTCGAGCGGCATGGCGTTGTAGATGCTGGCGCGCATACCGCCGACGGTTTTGTAGCCTTTGAGCAGGCACAGACCTTGCAGTTCGGCTTCGAGGACGAAGCGGCGGTCGAGTTCGGCTGAGGCGGTTTGGAAAACGACGTTCATTTTCGACCGGGCATCGGGGCGGATTCGGTTGACGTAGAAGCCGCCGCTGTTGTCGATGGCGTCGTAAAGCGTTTGGGCTTTGATGTTGTTGACGGCTTCGATTTTCTTCACGCCGCCTTGTGTCAGCAGCCAGCGGAACACTAAGCCGGACATATAGATGGCGTAGGTTGACGGGGTGTTATACATGCCGTCGCGGTTGAGGTGGGAACGGTAGTTGAAGACGTCGGGAATGCTGTCGGGGCAGCGGTTGAGCAGGTCTTCACGGATGATGACGACGGTTGCACCGGCGGGGCCGATGTTTTTTTGTGCGCCCGCGTAAATCAGACCGTAGTCGGAAACGTCAAATTCGCGCGAGAGGATTTCGCTGGACAT
The DNA window shown above is from Neisseria sicca and carries:
- a CDS encoding electron transfer flavoprotein-ubiquinone oxidoreductase yields the protein MTESITRDSMQYDVVIVGAGPSGLSAAIKLKQLAEKNGREISVCVVEKGSEAGAHSLAGAVIDPIALDELIPDWKEKGAPLTRAVTQDKVLFLTEKKAFNLPVTPNFDNHGNYIVSLGEVVRWLAEQAENMCVEIYPGFAAAEVLYHEDGSVKGIATGNMGIGKDGEPIDSFQPGMELWAQQTLFAEGCRGSLSKQVIERFQLDQNSQPQTYGLGIKEIWEVSSEKHQPGLVIHSAGWPLDSKTYGGAFVYHFDDNKVAVGFVVGLDYQNPYLSPFEEFQRFKTHPEIRKTFEGGRRIAYGARSLIEGGLQSLPKLSFKGGVLIGDAAGFLNMPRIKGIHTAMKSAMLAAEAVFPLLENLEEVEGFDSGKEAADYQQRFEQSWLYQELYAARNVRPSFKWGVYLGSLYTGIDQMIFKGKAPWTLKHHGKDNEQLKKAAACKPIDYPKPDGVLTFDRLSSVFLANLAHEENQPDHLVLKNPQTMIDVNYKEYASPETRYCPAGVYEIVEENGSPRLQINAANCVHCKTCDIKDPTQNITWICPEGASGPNYGGM
- a CDS encoding disulfide bond formation protein B encodes the protein MNFFRKTIFFLVVLSILAACGSFVSQYVLGMDPCVLCILQRLSVLAVGLVVLAAAFFRQASKIGRLFSALLVSVPAVYGAGVAAYQLWLQSLPPGSAPSCGAPWTFRLKDWPLFDWFEPIVRGFGDCAVPDYLLGIALPYWSIAYFGFVIVLVWFAWFKTK
- a CDS encoding PglD-related sugar-binding protein, which encodes MQKTHKKLAIIGAGGHGKVVAATALSAARWTEIVFLDDEAEGEILGLPVIGCTGLAGMSVLPAEYDLAVAVGGNAVR
- the dnaN gene encoding DNA polymerase III subunit beta, whose protein sequence is MLILQADRDSLLKPLQAVTGIVERRHTLPILSNVLLESKDGQTKLLATDLEIQINTAGPESQAGDFRITTNAKKFQDILRALPDSAIVSLDWADNRLTLRAGKSRFALQTLPAEDFPLMSVGEDISAAFSLSQETFKTMLSQVQYSMAVQDIRYYLNGLLMQVEGNQLRLVATDGHRLAYAASQIEAELPKTEVILPRKTVLELFKLLNNPSEPISVELLNNQVRFQCNGTTIVSKVIDGKFPDFNRVIPLDNDKIFLVSRTQLLGALERAAILANEKFRGARLFLQPGLLSVVCSNNEQEEAREELEIAYQGGELEVGFNIGYLMDVLRNIHSDDMQLAFGDANRSTLFTVPNNPNFKYIVMPMRI
- the dnaA gene encoding chromosomal replication initiator protein DnaA, producing MTLAEFWPQCLRRLHDILPAGQFAQWIAPLTVGEENGVWVVYGKNQFACNMLKSQFAAKIEVVRAELAPQQAAFAFKTGAGQHYEMSENAGVVAPEQAALTEEMPKADAQESFSDGTSSENSDKPSVAKTAADILAQRMKNLPHENKQPAAVPAESKAVAKAKTEAQRDAEEARYEQTNLSRDYTFDTLVEGKGNRLAAAAAQAIAENPGQGYNPFFLYGSTGLGKTHLVQAIGNELLKNRPDAKVRYMHSDDYIRSFMKAVRNNTYDVFKQQYKQYDLLIIDDIQFIKGKDRTMEEFFYLYNHFHNEKKQLILTCDVLPAKIEGMDDRLKSRFSWGLTLELEPPELEMRVAILQKKAEAAGISIEDEAALFVANLIRSNVRELEGAFNRVSASSRFMNRPVIDMDLARTALQDIIAEKHKIITADTIIDATAKYYRIKISDILGKKRTRNIARPRQVAMSLTKELTTLSLPSIGDAFGGRDHTTVMHGVKAVAKLREEDPELAQDYEKLLILIQN
- the serC gene encoding phosphoserine transaminase; translation: MSARPIYNFSAGPAVLPEAVLRTAQQEMLDYNGTGFPVMAMSHRSEMFLSILHHAEQDLRTLLNIPSNYKILFLQGGATTQFNMVAMNLAHGFPSADAVVTGNWSRIAYEQMSRLTDAEIRLAAHGGEQFNYTALPTVETWDIDKNSAFVHFAINETVNGLQYQTVPKLSDDLPPLVCDMSSEILSREFDVSDYGLIYAGAQKNIGPAGATVVIIREDLLNRCPDSIPDVFNYRSHLNRDGMYNTPSTYAIYMSGLVFRWLLTQGGVKKIEAVNNIKAQTLYDAIDNSGGFYVNRIRPDARSKMNVVFQTASAELDRRFVLEAELQGLCLLKGYKTVGGMRASIYNAMPLEGVQALADFMSDFQRRYG